CGCACATCTTCACCCGAGCCGCCTCGCCCGAGCCACGAAGATCCCACCCGACAGCCTCGCAGACGCAGCTGTGCACCGGCGCCCACCCCCTGCACCGGCCTCACACAGCCTCGACGAGGTCCAGCCGTCACAGCGCGCACCGACGGCGACGGACGACAACACGGCGAGGCACGGTCACGTACACCAAGCCCCCGGCCCGCTCGGCGAGGCACGTCCACCAAGCCCCCGGCCCGATCGGCGAGGCACGGTCACGTACACCAAGCCCCCGGCCCGATCGGCGAGGCACGGTCACGCACACCAAGCTCCCAACCCGATCGGCGAGGCACGGTCACGTACACCAAGCCCCCGGCCCGATCGGCGAAACACACCACCGGACACCGAGAGGCCCCGCCCCACCGGCGAGGCACAGCAGCGCCGAGCACCACGAACCCGGGGCCCGGCCGACGACACACCCCTAACCCAGCCGGGCAGCCTCCGGCACGCCCACCGGCCAGGAATGCACCGGCTCCCCCTGGTGCGACAGCTCGGCGTATCGCCGTGTCGTCGCGGCCAGGGCCGCCTCGCGGGACATCCCCGTCTCCATGGCCCGGTGGAAGGTGGCGACCTGCCAGGACGCCCCGTTCACCCGGCGCCGGCAGCGCTCGTCGATCACGCCGAGGTAGAAGTCGCGGTCGGCCGGTTCGACTCCCCACGCGTCCAGCCCGGCCTCGGCGAGCGGCAGCAGTTCGTCCCGTACGAGGCTCACCGCGTCGACCTCCGCCGTGCCGCCGTACCGCCCCCGCCGCGGCCAGGTGAAGCGCGCGTCGATGCCGTACCGGCACGCCGCGTCGAAGTTGGCCGCGGCGGCCTCGAACGGCAGCCGGGTCCACACCGGCCGGGCGTCCTCGGCGAGCGCGCGGATGAGGCCGTAGTAGAAGGCGGCGTTGGCGAGGACGTCGGTGACGGTCGGCCCGGCGGGCAGGACCCGGTTCTCGACGCGCAGGTGGGGGACGCCGTCGGCGATGCCGTAGACGGGCCGGTTCCAGCGGTACACCGTGCCGTTGTGCAGTACCAGTTCGGCGAGTTTCGGCACGCCGCCCGCGTCGAGCACGGCCAGCGGGTCCTCGTCGTCGCAGATCGGCAGCAGCGCCGGGTAGTAGCGCAGGTTCTCCTCGAAGAGGTCCAGCGCCGAGCCGATCCACCGCTCGCCGAACCAGGTGCGCGGCCGGACGCCCTGCGCCTGGAGCTCGGGCGGGCGGGTGTCGGTGGACTGCTGGAACAGCGGCGGCCGGGACTCGCGCCACAGCTCGCGGCCGAACAGGAACGGAGAGTTGGCGCCCACGGCTATCTGCGGGGCGACGGCGGCCTGCGCGGCGTTCCACACGTCGGCGAACCGTCCCGGCGTGACCTGGAGGTGCAGTTGCACGGACGTGCAGGCGGCCTCCGGCACGATCGACTTCGAGGTGCAGGTCAGGTGTTCCACGCCGTCGATGTCGAGTGTGAAGTCCTCGCCCCGGGCGGCCACGATCTGGTCGTTGAGCAGGACGTAGCGGTCCACGTCGGAGAGGTTCGAGGAGACCAGGTCGTCCCGTTCGAGGGTCGGCAGAATGCCGATCATCACGATACCGGCGTCCACCTCGCCCGCTTTCCGGTGCGCATAGGCCAGGGACGTCCGGAGTTCCTCCGCGAGCCGGTCGAATACCCGCCCGCCCAGCCGGTGCGGAGCGATGTTGACTTCCAGGTTGAACATGGCGAGTTCTGTTTGGAAGTCGCGGCTCGCGATCCTTTCCAGGACCTGCCCGTTGAGCATTCTGGGCATGCCGTCGGGACCGGCGAGGTTGAGTTCGATCTCCAGACCCATGAGGTTCTTCGGGCGATCGAACCGCTCCTCCTTCAGCAGTCGCTCCAGCCCCCGCAGGCACTGCTGGAGCTTCGTGCGGTAGCGCTGGCGATCGGACAGGTCGAACGCGCCCGCCACGACCTTCTCCCCCATCGAAGTCCCTCCTCGGTGGGCGGGCCGAATGATCCGGCCGCCGGTGTCCGGGTCAGGGTGGATGATGCCCAGCCCGAGCGATCGATAACGCCTTCGGTGAACGTCCGCAGCCGCTACTCTGGCCACCTGGGGTGTAGAAGACCGGCGGCACATTCACCGGGCATGACGCTGCGTGCACTTTCCGCCGCCGACAGCCTCGTGAAAAACGCCGACGAGAATTGGCCGACCGCGGCGTCGACATTCTCCGAGGTCATGGCGGTGTCCCCCCTGGGGAATCGGGATGATTTTCACGTATCGCTGACCGAATGAACTCTTGTGCGAGTGCCCGGAAACGGTTAGACGAAACACCGGCTGAACAAATGTCGTATAAACTCGGTCGACAGGGCAGAAGGCTGGCGCCCATGGTCGGAGGAAACCGCCGCCGCGATCACGCCCGGCGGGCCTCACACCCACACCATCGTTCGCAGACCGCGGCCCCGCCTCTCTGTCCCCGTGAGCTGACAGCGCTGTCCGCCCCCGCCCCCTCGCGTCACCCTGCCTGTCGAATGAGAGGCGACCCACCATGCCGCTGCATGTCCCTCCGGCGCCCGCGCCCGCACTTCGCTCCGTCCTCACCGCGCTCGGTTCCCCGACCGCGGTCCGCGAGGCCCGAACCCCCGCCCTGCGCAGCGCCCAGGGCCCCGTCACCCCCGAGTTGCCGCTGCCGGTCCATGTACTGGACCGGATCACGGCCAAGGGCGAGCCGGTCACCCGACTGGCCGGCTGGCGTTTCCTGATCCGCTCCGGCGACCACGCGGTGGCCGCCGCGGAGACGATGCTGACGCCGGACGGCTGGGCCTTCTCGCACTTCTTCGAAGGGCCGTACGTCGTCTCCACCGAACGCGCACTGCGCCAGGCCGAGACGCTCACCCAGTCGTACCAACCGCGCCTGCTGTCCGTGCCCGGCCTGTACATGCTCACGCTCTGGCTGCACGGCGACTGCAGCGCCGACGGCGCCGTCGGCCACCCGGCGGCCACCGATCTGCTGGTCCCGCTGGCCCCCGCCCCGCCCGGCATCGCGGCCAACCGGCCGCACCGGGTCGCCGAACTGCTCCCGGTGCTGACCCTCCGGGTGCCGCCGGCCCCGCCCACCCCCCTGCTCGGCTCACCGGCCTGACGGCCGATCGGACGTCCCGCGGCAACTCCGTCTCCCGCACCCCGCCACCGGATCCCGGTGGCGGGGTGCGTTGCTGTTGCGGCTGTTTTCGCCGTTCCTGGCGTTTCCGCTGTTGCGCATTTACGCTTTTGCCGTGTTTCCAGCGCAGGGAATTGCTCGTAGGAGCACCCCTCTACTCACCCGAGCGGTCTCATTGGCTCGGGTGAGTGACTATTCGCTCGGATGAGCCGGAAACGCTTTCCGGTCCGTCCGGACTAGCCCCATCAGGCCACCCCGAACCACCCGAAGGGACAGTGCAGTTGGATGAACCGTCCGCGCGGATGAGGCGTCATCAACCTGTGAAGAGGCGGTGCAGCGAAATCCCTGCGGAAAGACGCCCGTAGGGCAACACTGGGTTCGACCGACTTATCACAACGGGGGGCGGCCATGAACGACGCTTCACGCCGCGGCACAGACACGACAGCAATTCCGGACGACACGACCGAGCGAGAGATTCCTTCCATGTGCCAGCACCAGCCACCGTGCCCGACCGCCGACTCCGCCGACCGGGAATCCGCCCGTCTCGTGGCGCACCACCCGGAGCAGGGCTGGAGCCTGCTGTGCAACGGTGTCGTGCTCTTCGAGGACACCGGTGAGCTCCTGCCGGACGGCCAGATCATCGCCCCGCACCGGCTGCCGGCCGGCAGCCAGGTGATGACCGCCGCCTGAGCACACCGGGGGCGGCTGCTCGGAGCACCGCCCGGACACATCTGGGGCCGGACGCGCAGTTCCTCGCGCACCGGCCCCGACGCGTGTCCGGGTGCCGTCACTCGCGGTGGTCGTCCGGCCCCGGACCGGGCACATGGGCGAACCAGTCGAACGCGGCGCGGCCCTCGGTGGCGTACATGCCGATCACCCGCCCGGTGAAGCCGCCCGCCACCTCGGTGGACAGATACCGTCCGTCCAGCTCGGCCAACCGGACCCCGCCGACCGAGAAGCCGATCGTGTCGGGTCCGCCGGCCCTGATGCCCGGAGCGGCCTCTGCGGCGGCCGTGACCGTGGGCGCCAGGACGCCGGTGGTGCGGATGTCGACGGTGAGCGTGAGCGGCCCCGGCGCCACGGCGTGCCGGGCGACCGTCTGCCGTACGGGACCGATCCTGGCGATCACGGCCGCCTCTCCCCCGCTCACCTCCAGGTCGTAGTGGTGCGCGTCGTCCATGCGCACGGACAGCCCGGCCCGTCCCGCACCGGGGTCGAGGAGGGCGGTGACCCGGCAGTCGTGATGCTGCTGCCGGCGTCCCACGAACGTGTGCCCGGGTCGGTCGAGACTGCTGCCCGTCGCGGTCAGCGTCAGCCACCCGGGACGCTCGGTCAGCGACCAGGAGCCGTCCGGGCGGCGGCGCGGCGAGATCCAGTACGGGGCGAGGTGCGTGGCGTCGAAGTCGTCGCGTCCCGGCTCGGCGGCGAGCGGGTGCCAGGCGGCCGGCGCCTCGTGGCGCTCCAGCACCGGGCCGACCCGCGGCCAGCCGTCCACCCAGCGCACCGGGGTCAGGAACGTCTCCCGGCCGAGGACGTGGAACTGCGGGAAGTAGCCCTTCGGCCGGGTGCCCAGCAGCACCATCCACCAGGTGCCGTCGGGCGCCTGGACCAGGTCGGCGTGGCCGGTGCTCT
This region of Streptomyces chromofuscus genomic DNA includes:
- a CDS encoding glutamate--cysteine ligase, with translation MGEKVVAGAFDLSDRQRYRTKLQQCLRGLERLLKEERFDRPKNLMGLEIELNLAGPDGMPRMLNGQVLERIASRDFQTELAMFNLEVNIAPHRLGGRVFDRLAEELRTSLAYAHRKAGEVDAGIVMIGILPTLERDDLVSSNLSDVDRYVLLNDQIVAARGEDFTLDIDGVEHLTCTSKSIVPEAACTSVQLHLQVTPGRFADVWNAAQAAVAPQIAVGANSPFLFGRELWRESRPPLFQQSTDTRPPELQAQGVRPRTWFGERWIGSALDLFEENLRYYPALLPICDDEDPLAVLDAGGVPKLAELVLHNGTVYRWNRPVYGIADGVPHLRVENRVLPAGPTVTDVLANAAFYYGLIRALAEDARPVWTRLPFEAAAANFDAACRYGIDARFTWPRRGRYGGTAEVDAVSLVRDELLPLAEAGLDAWGVEPADRDFYLGVIDERCRRRVNGASWQVATFHRAMETGMSREAALAATTRRYAELSHQGEPVHSWPVGVPEAARLG
- a CDS encoding DUF5999 family protein, whose protein sequence is MCQHQPPCPTADSADRESARLVAHHPEQGWSLLCNGVVLFEDTGELLPDGQIIAPHRLPAGSQVMTAA
- a CDS encoding glycoside hydrolase family 43 protein yields the protein MRTYGNPVIGGFHPDPSVCRVGEDHYLVCSSFEYFPGVPIFHSRDLVHWRQIGNVLDRPEQLSLSDDTRASDGIYAPTIRHHDGRFHVITTDVGGKGTFIVTSERPEGPWSDPVLVELPGIDPDLAWDDDGSCWCAVAGVSVARIDPGTGKVLEGPLPVWSGSGLKDPEAPHLYRIGDWWYLLLAEGGTAREHSVSVARARSPRGPYEAAPHNPVLSHRGLGLPIQSTGHADLVQAPDGTWWMVLLGTRPKGYFPQFHVLGRETFLTPVRWVDGWPRVGPVLERHEAPAAWHPLAAEPGRDDFDATHLAPYWISPRRRPDGSWSLTERPGWLTLTATGSSLDRPGHTFVGRRQQHHDCRVTALLDPGAGRAGLSVRMDDAHHYDLEVSGGEAAVIARIGPVRQTVARHAVAPGPLTLTVDIRTTGVLAPTVTAAAEAAPGIRAGGPDTIGFSVGGVRLAELDGRYLSTEVAGGFTGRVIGMYATEGRAAFDWFAHVPGPGPDDHRE